The sequence GACCTCGTTTCTTTATgtgtattgttttttttttttcgccAAAAAGAAATTAGTATAAATTAGATTGTTGTTAAATATTGTAAAGCTTACATTCATGCCCCACAATAGTTACTCTCTATGAATTGAATCATTTTGATCTAACTGCATGTTTGTTAGTATATTAAAACTATTTTTTGATGTCCACCTAGGTACCATGTGTTTGGAATTGGTCGACGCTCAACTGGGTTCAACATTCGGATCAGTGTCAATTCAGGAGGGAAAACTTCGGTATGCCATTTTGTATATTCTTCAAGTTAACTATGACTGAATTTGAGTACTGTAACATGCAAAAACTGTAAAGCATTCATTTATCTAagatttattggcgtcttgactgcccgtttagagcctaaattgaattgcatgcaggatttaaaacccatggaaatttgattctaccattttcatggcgtctcaattttatttttaattttattttactttttttataaaagaatttcctacttattggccggaggtccattcggaagcaatctctttatccgtcgaatagaaagAGGGAcgcctttctctacttttgagagtgtttcactctgagtggagaaatgacttgtttttattctcggataggggaaggattgtctacatctcacctcccccatacaccactcatgtggtattgggttttgttgttgttgttgattttgTGATGATCATTAACAACTACCACTGATAGTGTTGTCTAAAGGGTTGTTTCTTTATCTTTGTATTTCATTTGTCATTACTAACAGTTAACTCAAAATGTTTGGTTTAGACATCCGGTGGCGAAAACAGAATTTTTTTTCACCGGGGTCAACAATTTTTTTAAAAGCGGAGCAACTTTTTTTTTGCCAAAACATGGAGGTTTTGGACAAAATATGGGGTTTTTAGACAAAATATGAAGATTTTTGGGGAAAAAAAAAAATCCAGTAGGGGCAAaatgaaaaattccaaattttatgCACTAAAAAACGGAATCCACTGGGCAGGTGCCCCCTGCCCCTACCTATTTCCGCCACTGCATACGGGTCAGTACATGCAACAGTTAATTCTTTCATGTTTATATCCTGACAGGATGTggttattgggcctaacaaccgaACTGCCACGTCACTTGATAACTTTCTTCGAGCGAACCTCATTGGGGACTATACTGGATACATTAACGTACCTTCTTTCGAAGAGTTCTTTCTTGTTATTCCTAGACAGGTACTCTTATGCATCACTgttgtaaccatacttaacaataaaTTCAAGTCCTTCAACTGTCCTATTATATCCTTACGATTTACTTATTTTATCGTGCCTTGATGAATACACATTATATATCATATATGCTAATTACGTTACTTGTGAAGGGTGCGCCAGGTCAACCAAAAGATCTGGGGAGGGATTTTATTAAGTGGATGCTGCTTGAGAGAGTGAGGTTCACATTAGATGGGCGTGATTGTGATAAAATAGGTGTCGGTTATCAAGCGTATCTTGAGCAGCCAAGTTTCTGCTATGTACCTTTCAAGAGTTGTATCCATAATCAGTTATGGAATTTCTGGGAAGTAAGCTGTTAATACAGTTGATATTAACTGTTATTCTTATTTTTATCTCATGTGTCACCACTTACGTTTGATATTAACTTGAATCTGACAGTCTGATAAGTATAGGATCGACAGAAATCAGGATCCACTTTATGTTGTGCAAGGAAGATTTCCAAGGATAAATGAACATCCAGTTAGGTCCTCGTTATTTTATActgatatatatgtgtgtatatatatgtgtgtgtgtatatatatatatatatatatatatatatatatatatatatatatatatatatacgtatacgtaTGCGTATACGTATACGTATACATATtcgtatacaatatacatatacatatagtattTACAGATCGCCATTGGTTGAATGCAGAATGCAGGAAGACTTTCATTTTCTATAGGAATTACTGAAGCTGTAAATTCAAACCTTATGTTAGAATTGGCAGCGGATGATATAGAATTTGTATATCAGAGGTTGGTTCACTTACTTCACTTTCACACAAACTATTCTAATATTATTACCACAATACAACATTGTATATGAAAATGTAGGTCATTAGGTTTCGTTTTCTCTATATTGTCATTTAATTTAACTAATAAAAAGAATATTTAATGTACACACGATCCTGTacattccttgtatgtaattccaTGTCTGAAGCTGTCAATCGTATGTACACATAAGTAATTTTCAACATGTTTCGTACAACTTATTATCTCATACTGGCCGGAGGTCCTTCTAGAAGCAGTCTCTGCCTTCGAGTATAGGGATGGATGACTTTTTCGACATGCAGGTGGAGAAATGTTTTTTATTTATCCGTGGGGTAGAGGAAcgacttcccttttactttagggtagaggaaaaACCCGTCTACATCTAATAACCTCTCCGATACTCCACATTGGTGGAATtggatattgttgttgttgttgttgttgtttcttaCAACTTATTGTTTTGGTTGCTGAAATAGCCCATTCATATACATTTTTTTTCGAACGGCGGAAATTTACTTAATTCTGTTTCAGGAGTTCTGGGAAAATTATAAGCATCATAGTTCCCACTTTTGAAGCACTTACTCAGTTCGGGACTGCAGTAATCAAAGCTAACAACACTGGCCAAGTGGAGGCTTCCTACAGCATGACGGTTATTTTCCtcctcttttatatatatatatatatatatatatatatatatatatatatatatatatatatatatatatatatatatatatatatatatatatatatatatatatatatatgtataatgggTAAGTAACCAAttgggagaagcggggggaagcaaattttttttttcgttttttgaaaaaacttcgttcacgaacattatagattggatgaaaatatgaatatttaaaaaggatactttgtgataaatgtttttattttggcgggaaaatgctcgaagaaataatttatataattatcgtgtttttcgagcgtattttgagggtttagaaattatggtttagaaatttagggtttagggtttagatttaggatttagattgagtttttaacacgaatggttttgggttttgggactaaacccaaaaccctaaattctaaatcgggctaaattttgacaaaaagtatttcacaaaacatgaagaaatttttttttccgaagattaacattcttcacgatcaatgttatcttgaatgttatttttgccgATCGTTTTCCCGTctgaataataacattcatcacgaagtgtcttttttaaatgttcatattttcgtgtgatcttgatgcctggaaaagaaaattaaaaaaaaatggagAAAATTTTTTTTGATTCCCTCTACTTCCCTCAATTGGTTAAATCCccattgatcatatatatatatatatatatatatatatatatatatggagaagaTCCAGCGCaataagtgattttgtgatttttacaTCTTTAGTTCTACGACtctgattttaaaaataaaaaaaaagttccGGTATCAattttcattgtgtagattcagaaaataatatttttttaactaGCTTGTTAAATACATCTGATGTATGTTAACAGCTGTTCATACACCAGATGTATGATaacaaagaaaaaatgacttttgattaatgaaaaacagtgtttagggtttaggaatgaggctttagggtttagaatgagttttttaatacgaacggtttagggtttaggggttagggttttgagtttagggactaaatccaaaacactaaaccctaacccCCAAACCCTAAACTTTATATCGAGCTAAATTTTAAAATACTCAAAACCGGTTAACATACATAAGGTTATGGCAGGTGTTACAttagttaagatatatatatatatatatatatatatatatatatatatatatatatatatatatatatatatatatatatatatatatatatatatatatatatatcttaactaaTGTAACACCTGCCATAACCTTCATTGTACTAAATATGATCTAGCTCACTAGCTGCTTGTGGTTATACGTGTTAGTATCTGTCATATTCTCTTAAATATCAAAATGAGATACAATTTatggatataattattatatgCTTTTACTTTATGCAGTTTGATTGCATTGGAGGTGTCACTCCAATGGAGGTatattatcatatcatatcatatgtagtataatactaataactaatatgAAATATGATATGAAAGTTGTATAGAGAAAAATAATAATATGTTTGAGCATTTATCTgcaggaacaatgtttcattatgaAGCCAAACGAAGTTACATCACGATTTTTCAGACTGTTCCTTGCATCTGATCAAGCAGCCAACTATGCGTGTATTGGTAGGTAATAATGATCatgctattattattttttatagagTTTTATATACTCTGTATGAATATGAATAAAAACGTGTTGTGGCAGCTATATTGAAAGATTCCGACTATCATGAAGTTGACAGAGCCGAGTGCCAATTTGCAACGAGAGCAACAATTCTCAACACTGGAACACAGGTATTGTTAACATTTGAATTTGTATATATTATAGTTAGAAAAAATGCATCACTTACTAAGTGACACTTAGTTGGCTTCTATAAtgcttttcctttttttttttttcagcttccATTTAATCCACCTAAAGAAGTAGTTAAAAAAGGCTTCTTTGCAACTATTGAGGGATGGTGGCATTCATTCTGGGATGGCATGGTTGACTTCATTACTGGAAAAACTTGCAGGTTAATTTGTCATTTGTCAATACATCACATTAATTAATTATGGATTCTGTTAAGATTTTCAAATATtgttttatttaaaatttaaatttaatcttcatTCATGATTTCTCCTTTATGCCAGCAGAGTGAAATGCTCCAGTTTCTTCGACATAGATTGCCACTTACGTCATATGTGTATGAGTTGGATGGTGTTGT comes from Rutidosis leptorrhynchoides isolate AG116_Rl617_1_P2 chromosome 4, CSIRO_AGI_Rlap_v1, whole genome shotgun sequence and encodes:
- the LOC139840507 gene encoding protein HAPLESS 2-like, encoding MKPLIFITLIFTHQIVNIACVQILSKSKLEKCEKVSGNINDPLNCTKKIVIDLAVPSESNGEEATIVAEVAEVKENASSNPRALRMPPQITIKKSAAYAQYELTYVRDVAYRPEEYAFMTRKCSYWGDPSVVGPCERLFYDNGEMIPHTQPMCCPCGPDHRVPTSCGNIFNQIKKGKANTAHCLRFPGDWYHVFGIGRRSTGFNIRISVNSGGKTSDVVIGPNNRTATSLDNFLRANLIGDYTGYINVPSFEEFFLVIPRQGAPGQPKDLGRDFIKWMLLERVRFTLDGRDCDKIGVGYQAYLEQPSFCYVPFKSCIHNQLWNFWESDKYRIDRNQDPLYVVQGRFPRINEHPNAGRLSFSIGITEAVNSNLMLELAADDIEFVYQRSSGKIISIIVPTFEALTQFGTAVIKANNTGQVEASYSMTFDCIGGVTPMEEQCFIMKPNEVTSRFFRLFLASDQAANYACIAILKDSDYHEVDRAECQFATRATILNTGTQLPFNPPKEVVKKGFFATIEGWWHSFWDGMVDFITGKTCRVKCSSFFDIDCHLRHMCMSWMVLFGLFLVIFPTVATLVWLLHEYGVFDPIYDWWQDHFWDDEQRIQHIKKISLHGLHMKKPTHHTDGQHKRRKHTHSEHHVKKNERKHGRSKVASKVQHPLYVKKGDHVVNERRQKKERDDNTRKHLHSKGKG